A single region of the Deinococcus seoulensis genome encodes:
- a CDS encoding N-acetylglucosamine kinase codes for MTRPPLLLGLDAGGSGTKWVLFRAGQRVADGRTAPLTAALVGTDAGDAALAELKAGVPGRPDAAHAGVPGLSAGTGQAGAVRDALAAALGMNAAHLSLEGDLDLAYRAHLAPGAGVLLYAGTGSIAYHVTRSGEVVRAGGRGYRIGDDGAGFSLGRAALRALTETLDRGQEPDSVLAREVRAISGGTDWDTLRTFTYGQPGASAVARLAPAVSRAAEQGDPVAAHLIEEAAQALAELARRVQEQVGALPVTATGGALRSALMAAALGRALPGVNVQQRDHADAAARYAGAQYGD; via the coding sequence TTGACGCGCCCTCCCCTGCTGCTGGGCCTGGATGCCGGTGGCAGCGGAACCAAATGGGTGCTGTTCCGCGCGGGGCAGCGGGTGGCGGACGGCCGCACCGCGCCCCTGACTGCCGCGCTGGTGGGTACCGACGCCGGTGACGCCGCGCTGGCCGAATTGAAGGCTGGCGTGCCGGGCCGCCCGGACGCCGCGCACGCCGGCGTGCCGGGCCTGAGTGCCGGGACAGGGCAGGCGGGCGCCGTGCGGGACGCGCTGGCCGCCGCGCTCGGCATGAACGCCGCGCACCTGAGCCTCGAAGGCGACCTGGACCTCGCGTACCGCGCGCACCTCGCGCCGGGCGCGGGCGTGCTGCTGTACGCCGGGACGGGCAGCATCGCGTACCACGTGACCCGCAGCGGCGAGGTCGTGCGGGCCGGCGGGCGCGGATACCGCATCGGGGATGACGGCGCGGGCTTCAGCCTGGGCCGCGCGGCGCTGCGTGCCCTGACCGAGACGCTCGACCGGGGGCAGGAACCCGACTCGGTCCTGGCGCGCGAGGTACGCGCCATCAGCGGCGGCACCGACTGGGACACGCTGCGCACCTTCACGTACGGGCAGCCGGGCGCGTCGGCCGTGGCGCGACTGGCTCCGGCCGTGTCCCGCGCCGCCGAGCAGGGCGACCCGGTCGCCGCGCACCTGATCGAGGAGGCCGCGCAGGCGCTGGCGGAACTCGCGCGGCGCGTGCAGGAGCAGGTGGGCGCGCTGCCCGTCACCGCGACCGGCGGGGCGCTGCGCTCGGCGCTGATGGCGGCCGCGCTGGGCCGCGCGCTGCCCGGCGTGAACGTGCAGCAACGCGATCACGCCGACGCCGCCGCCCGGTACGCCGGCGCGCAGTACGGCGACTGA
- a CDS encoding sugar-binding transcriptional regulator has product MLPGVNDAITDTQAAQVARLYYVQGLTTDAIARELGLSRPKVSRLLSHARRTGLVEIRIHDPQAQPQSLEAQLRAAYPFLTPHVVSVPPGSPESVWLERVSVASATLLGQTLRPGQTVGLAWGTTLDAVSRCLTPRHIPDLQFVQLNGSANARDFMSGFVTDTVTRFASNYGARAHLFPVPTFFDDPATRQAMWRERSVRHVLDLQEAADVLLYSVGAAGANLPSHVYVAGYLDPHDQQALSEQGVAGDIATVFFRADGSFGGIPMNARSSGPDLTLTQRAAQSICIVSGLGKVQAVRAALAGRLMNTLIIDEITARELLQPGA; this is encoded by the coding sequence ATGCTGCCGGGCGTGAACGACGCCATCACGGACACCCAGGCCGCGCAGGTCGCCCGCCTGTACTACGTCCAGGGCCTGACCACCGACGCCATCGCCCGCGAACTCGGCCTGTCCCGCCCGAAGGTCTCGCGGCTGCTGTCGCACGCCCGCCGTACCGGTCTGGTCGAGATCCGCATCCATGACCCGCAGGCGCAGCCGCAGAGCCTGGAAGCGCAGTTGCGCGCCGCGTACCCTTTCCTGACGCCGCACGTGGTGAGCGTGCCGCCGGGCAGTCCGGAATCCGTGTGGCTGGAGCGCGTCTCGGTCGCCAGCGCCACGCTGCTGGGGCAGACGCTGCGGCCCGGTCAGACGGTCGGGCTGGCGTGGGGCACCACCCTGGACGCCGTGTCCCGCTGCCTGACGCCCCGCCACATTCCGGACCTGCAGTTCGTGCAACTGAACGGCAGCGCGAACGCCCGCGACTTCATGAGCGGCTTCGTGACCGATACCGTCACCCGCTTTGCCAGCAACTACGGCGCGCGGGCGCACCTGTTCCCGGTGCCGACCTTCTTCGACGATCCTGCCACGCGGCAGGCCATGTGGCGCGAACGCAGCGTCCGTCACGTGCTGGACCTGCAGGAGGCTGCGGACGTGCTGCTGTACTCGGTGGGCGCGGCCGGGGCGAACCTGCCCAGTCACGTGTATGTCGCCGGGTACCTCGACCCGCACGATCAGCAGGCGCTGAGCGAGCAGGGGGTCGCCGGGGATATCGCCACCGTGTTCTTCCGCGCGGACGGTTCCTTCGGCGGTATTCCCATGAATGCCCGCAGCAGCGGCCCGGACCTGACCCTGACCCAGCGGGCCGCGCAGTCCATCTGCATCGTCAGTGGCCTCGGCAAGGTTCAGGCGGTGCGCGCCGCCCTGGCGGGCCGGTTGATGAACACCCTGATCATCGACGAGATCACGGCCCGCGAGTTGCTGCAACCCGGCGCCTGA
- the glpK gene encoding glycerol kinase GlpK has translation MTQYILALDQGTTSSRAIVFDRQGRIRRTAQKEFPQLFPRPGWVEHDPQEIWSTQIGVAQEAISGAGLKASDLAAIGITNQRETVVVWDRATGEPVYNAIVWQDRRTAPLCDTLKAQGHEDLIRERTGLLIDAYFSGTKIGWILDHVPGARARAERGELACGTIDSWLVYRLTGGALHITDASNASRTLLFNIHTGAWDDDLLALLNVPRALLPEVRASSEVYGETAEGLLGARVKIAGMAGDQQAATFGQVCLERGMAKNTYGTGCFMLMNTAGEVVESRNRLLSTVVWQLGAGAQAQRTYALEGSVFVAGAVVQWLRDGLGIIRHASEVEALAGSVPDSGGVFLVPAFVGLGAPYWDPYARGTMVGLTRGTTSAHIARAALDSVAFQAAELLDAMEQDSGARLTELRVDGGASGNNLMMQFQADILGVTVTRPQVTETTALGAAFLAGLAVGFWSGTDELRTLWKADRSFEPGLDADRRAHLLGRWRRAVERSRAWAEAEQD, from the coding sequence ATGACCCAGTACATTCTGGCCCTCGATCAGGGCACCACCAGCAGCCGCGCCATCGTGTTCGACCGTCAGGGCCGCATCCGCCGCACCGCGCAGAAGGAATTCCCGCAACTGTTCCCCCGGCCCGGCTGGGTCGAGCACGACCCGCAGGAAATCTGGAGTACCCAGATCGGCGTGGCGCAGGAAGCCATCAGCGGGGCGGGCCTGAAGGCCAGTGACCTCGCCGCCATCGGGATCACCAACCAGCGCGAGACGGTGGTCGTGTGGGACCGCGCCACGGGCGAGCCTGTCTACAACGCCATCGTGTGGCAGGACCGCCGCACCGCGCCGCTGTGCGACACGCTCAAAGCGCAGGGGCACGAGGACCTGATCCGCGAGCGCACGGGCCTGCTGATCGATGCGTACTTCAGCGGAACCAAGATCGGCTGGATTCTGGATCACGTGCCGGGCGCCCGCGCCCGCGCCGAGCGGGGCGAACTGGCCTGCGGCACCATCGACTCGTGGCTGGTGTACCGCCTGACCGGCGGTGCGCTGCACATCACGGACGCCAGCAACGCCAGCCGCACGCTGCTGTTCAACATCCATACCGGCGCCTGGGACGACGACCTGCTGGCCCTGCTGAACGTGCCGCGCGCGCTGCTGCCCGAGGTGCGCGCCAGTTCCGAGGTGTACGGCGAGACGGCCGAGGGCCTGCTGGGCGCCCGCGTGAAGATCGCCGGGATGGCCGGGGACCAGCAGGCCGCGACCTTCGGGCAGGTGTGCCTGGAGCGTGGCATGGCGAAGAACACCTACGGCACCGGGTGTTTCATGCTGATGAACACCGCCGGTGAGGTCGTCGAGAGCCGTAACCGCCTGCTGAGCACCGTGGTGTGGCAGCTGGGTGCCGGGGCGCAGGCGCAGCGGACCTACGCGCTGGAAGGGTCGGTGTTCGTGGCGGGCGCGGTCGTGCAGTGGCTGCGTGACGGGCTGGGCATCATCCGGCACGCCTCGGAGGTCGAGGCACTGGCGGGCAGCGTGCCGGACAGCGGCGGCGTGTTCCTGGTCCCGGCGTTCGTGGGCCTGGGCGCGCCGTACTGGGATCCGTACGCACGTGGGACGATGGTGGGCCTGACGCGCGGCACCACGTCCGCGCACATCGCGCGCGCGGCGCTGGACAGCGTGGCGTTCCAGGCGGCCGAACTGCTGGACGCCATGGAGCAGGACAGCGGGGCACGCCTCACGGAACTGCGCGTGGACGGCGGGGCCAGCGGGAACAACCTGATGATGCAGTTCCAGGCGGACATTCTGGGCGTGACCGTGACCCGCCCGCAGGTGACCGAGACGACCGCGCTGGGAGCGGCGTTCCTGGCGGGGCTGGCGGTGGGGTTCTGGTCCGGCACGGATGAACTCCGGACGCTGTGGAAGGCCGACCGGTCGTTTGAGCCGGGTCTGGATGCCGACCGCCGCGCGCACCTGCTGGGCCGCTGGCGGCGGGCAGTCGAGCGCAGCCGCGCCTGGGCGGAGGCAGAGCAGGACTGA
- a CDS encoding glycerol-3-phosphate dehydrogenase/oxidase, translated as MTTQPTPTDPRTAVLHAATTDQTWDLLVIGGGASGLGTAVEAATRGYRVLLLESHDYAKGTSSRSTKLVHGGVRYLAQGNVSLVREALHERGLLKQNAPHLVHDLGFLIAAYKWWAAPFYGIGLKMYDLLAGKLNLKASRYVNKAQALERTPTLKKQALKGGILYFDGQFDDARLAVTLLRTLEDHGGVALNHAPVVGLIREGGKITGARFRDGETGQEHAVKARAVVNATGVFVDDVRRMENPSVKPMLSPSQGVHVVVDRRFLPGDSAIMVPRTDDGRVLFAVPWHDHVVIGTTDTPLPEASVEPRALPEEVEFILKTAAQYLDPAPTRADVRSVYAGLRPLVKAAEGTDTKSLSRDHVIRISDGGLITLTGGKWTTYRRMGEDTVNRAAAQAGLPERLSLTAGLKLHGAAAPDTHLADHWRVYGTDAARIQALPGADAALHPELPYTEAEVRWAVRAEQARTVEDVLSRRLRALLLNARASIEAAPRVAAILAGELGRDAAWQEAQVRAYTELAGGYVLN; from the coding sequence ATGACCACCCAACCCACCCCCACCGACCCCCGTACCGCCGTTCTGCACGCCGCCACGACCGATCAGACCTGGGATCTGCTGGTCATCGGGGGGGGTGCGTCCGGCCTGGGCACGGCGGTCGAGGCGGCCACACGCGGGTACCGTGTGCTGCTGCTCGAATCGCATGATTACGCCAAGGGCACCAGCAGTCGCTCGACGAAGCTGGTGCACGGCGGCGTGCGGTACCTCGCGCAGGGGAACGTGTCCCTGGTGCGCGAGGCGCTGCACGAACGCGGCCTGCTCAAGCAGAACGCGCCGCACCTCGTGCATGACCTGGGCTTCCTGATCGCCGCGTACAAGTGGTGGGCCGCGCCTTTCTACGGCATCGGCCTGAAGATGTACGACCTGCTGGCCGGGAAACTGAACCTGAAAGCCAGCCGGTACGTGAACAAGGCCCAGGCGCTGGAGCGCACGCCCACCCTGAAGAAACAGGCGCTCAAGGGCGGCATCCTGTACTTCGACGGGCAGTTCGACGACGCCCGGCTGGCCGTGACGCTGCTGCGCACCCTGGAAGACCACGGGGGCGTGGCCCTGAACCACGCGCCGGTCGTGGGCCTGATCAGGGAAGGCGGGAAGATCACGGGCGCCCGCTTCCGTGACGGGGAGACCGGACAGGAACACGCCGTGAAGGCACGCGCGGTCGTGAACGCCACGGGCGTGTTCGTGGACGACGTGCGCCGCATGGAGAACCCGTCCGTCAAGCCCATGCTCTCGCCCAGTCAGGGTGTGCACGTGGTCGTGGATCGCCGTTTCCTGCCCGGTGACAGCGCCATCATGGTGCCCCGCACCGACGACGGCCGCGTGCTGTTCGCCGTGCCCTGGCACGACCACGTGGTGATCGGCACGACCGACACGCCCCTGCCCGAGGCGAGCGTGGAGCCCCGCGCGCTGCCCGAGGAGGTCGAGTTCATCCTGAAGACCGCCGCGCAGTACCTGGACCCGGCCCCCACCCGCGCCGACGTGCGCAGCGTGTACGCCGGACTGCGCCCCCTGGTGAAGGCGGCCGAGGGCACCGACACCAAGAGCCTGTCGCGTGATCACGTGATCCGCATCAGCGACGGCGGCCTGATCACCCTGACCGGCGGCAAGTGGACCACGTACCGCCGCATGGGCGAGGACACCGTGAACCGCGCCGCCGCGCAGGCCGGACTGCCCGAACGTCTGAGCCTCACGGCGGGCCTGAAACTGCACGGGGCCGCCGCGCCCGATACGCACCTCGCGGATCACTGGCGGGTGTACGGGACGGACGCCGCGCGTATCCAGGCGCTGCCCGGCGCGGACGCGGCCCTGCACCCGGAGTTGCCGTACACCGAGGCGGAGGTCCGCTGGGCGGTGCGTGCCGAGCAGGCCCGCACGGTCGAGGACGTCCTGTCGCGCCGCCTGCGCGCCCTGCTACTGAACGCCCGCGCCAGCATCGAGGCGGCGCCGCGCGTGGCCGCCATCCTGGCCGGGGAACTGGGCCGCGACGCCGCGTGGCAGGAGGCGCAGGTGCGCGCCTACACGGAACTGGCGGGCGGGTACGTGCTGAACTGA
- a CDS encoding GGDEF domain-containing protein, producing the protein MTRRTPHQPVSRAQEPLRRRVYVAVCLLAAAALAVIVLVDLRGGRIEIGPTAGLTLCLGVAATLRFTRVPWVVVDYMVLVGATGIVAAQLLQLQQQQVPIPLRTYFPGVFLVIAAFSVLPVRAALVYGGALLAVFAALSFATGSDVVLLGELILASLLIAHLSYFGRQVSAERARSDEQYRLSRTDVLTGLENRRGMYERVQQAFSRNVRGESGAFTVMLADIDHFKRVNDTFGHDVGDQVLQRVAQVLGREVGHQGSVARWGGEEFLILLETDDPPVVRAVAGQVWHAVRSGQVAGLPPVTTSLGVASSSEVVSVSDLLRVADRRLYEAKEAGRDRVQLGPARPVVPPSAPASGPNLSAPGRGAPTSPASRE; encoded by the coding sequence ATGACCCGCCGTACGCCACACCAGCCTGTCTCCCGCGCGCAGGAACCGCTGCGCCGCCGGGTGTACGTGGCTGTGTGCCTGCTGGCGGCGGCGGCACTGGCAGTGATCGTGCTGGTTGATCTGCGTGGTGGGCGCATCGAGATCGGCCCGACGGCCGGACTGACGCTGTGCCTGGGTGTGGCGGCCACACTGCGCTTTACCCGCGTGCCGTGGGTCGTGGTGGATTACATGGTGCTGGTGGGCGCGACGGGCATCGTGGCAGCGCAACTGCTGCAACTGCAACAGCAGCAGGTGCCCATCCCGCTGCGCACCTACTTTCCTGGCGTGTTCCTGGTGATCGCGGCGTTCAGTGTGTTGCCGGTACGGGCCGCGCTGGTGTACGGCGGGGCGCTGCTGGCGGTGTTCGCGGCCCTGTCGTTCGCCACGGGCAGCGACGTGGTGCTGCTGGGTGAATTGATCCTGGCCTCGCTGCTGATCGCTCACCTGTCGTACTTCGGGCGGCAGGTGAGCGCGGAGCGTGCCCGTTCGGACGAGCAGTACCGCCTGTCGCGCACGGACGTCCTGACCGGCCTGGAGAACCGGCGCGGCATGTACGAGCGCGTGCAGCAGGCCTTCTCGCGGAATGTGCGCGGCGAGTCGGGGGCGTTCACGGTGATGCTGGCCGACATCGATCACTTCAAGCGCGTGAACGACACGTTCGGGCATGACGTGGGCGATCAGGTGTTGCAGCGCGTGGCGCAGGTGCTGGGGCGCGAGGTGGGGCACCAGGGCAGCGTGGCCCGCTGGGGCGGCGAGGAATTCCTGATCCTGCTGGAAACCGACGATCCGCCCGTGGTGCGGGCCGTGGCCGGGCAGGTCTGGCACGCGGTGCGTAGCGGGCAGGTGGCCGGGCTGCCGCCCGTGACGACCAGCCTGGGGGTCGCCAGTTCCAGCGAGGTCGTGTCGGTCAGTGACCTGCTGCGCGTCGCGGACCGCCGCCTGTACGAGGCCAAGGAAGCCGGGCGTGACCGGGTGCAACTCGGCCCGGCCCGCCCGGTGGTTCCGCCGTCTGCGCCCGCGTCTGGACCGAACCTCTCGGCGCCCGGCCGGGGTGCGCCGACCAGTCCCGCTTCACGCGAGTGA
- a CDS encoding MATE family efflux transporter: MPSPSTAPAPTRPPGETATLLRLAAPVIVSQFSVNALSLISTAVIGRLGPAELAAVAYGNAAYYLGFIVLLGVMLSVAPRVAAAHGAGDPAGVNRAARAGLLLAALLSAAFLPLAFLAAHLLQTHAPEGLRGDLAGLYLRIYALGMPATLAFSALRGALEGTGHPRTVTAIALGGALLAAALSPALTFAWGPFPALGVPGAALTSVLVYWLSAALLAAVVRARMPAAPTEPGAVRAELRTLARLGWPIGLTLGAEGGLFTVTSLLMARFGPDALAAHNVALQVITAVFMVPLGLATATGIRVAHHHGAGNPLAARRVGLLGGGIAVLIMLLVSLSYVFTPRTVIGVFVNVHDPANARLIAQAATFLLIATLFQAFDGLQVSMAASLRGLQDTRVPMLISLGAYWVVGLGSGVLLAFGLGVGPRGLWFGLCVGLMCTAALLLARFLHHTRTPAPADPSS, translated from the coding sequence ATCCCCTCCCCCTCCACCGCTCCGGCACCCACCCGGCCACCCGGCGAGACCGCCACGCTGCTGCGCCTCGCCGCGCCCGTGATCGTCTCGCAGTTCAGCGTGAACGCCCTGTCCCTGATCAGCACCGCCGTGATCGGCCGCCTCGGCCCGGCCGAACTGGCCGCCGTCGCCTACGGAAACGCCGCGTACTACCTGGGATTCATCGTGTTGCTGGGCGTCATGCTCTCGGTCGCGCCCCGCGTGGCCGCCGCACACGGCGCGGGCGACCCGGCCGGCGTGAACCGCGCCGCCCGCGCCGGACTGCTGCTCGCCGCGCTGCTCTCAGCGGCGTTCCTGCCGCTGGCATTCCTGGCCGCGCACCTCCTCCAGACGCACGCTCCCGAAGGACTGCGCGGCGACCTCGCGGGCCTGTACCTGCGCATCTACGCGCTGGGCATGCCCGCCACGCTGGCCTTCAGCGCCCTGCGCGGCGCGCTGGAAGGCACCGGGCACCCGCGCACCGTGACCGCCATCGCGCTGGGCGGCGCGCTGCTGGCCGCCGCGCTCAGCCCCGCCCTGACCTTCGCCTGGGGACCGTTCCCGGCGCTGGGTGTCCCCGGCGCGGCCCTCACCAGCGTGCTGGTGTACTGGCTGAGCGCCGCGCTGCTGGCCGCCGTGGTCCGCGCGCGCATGCCCGCCGCGCCGACCGAACCGGGCGCCGTGCGTGCCGAACTGCGCACCCTGGCCCGCCTGGGCTGGCCGATCGGCCTGACCCTGGGCGCCGAGGGAGGCCTGTTCACCGTGACCTCGCTGCTGATGGCCCGGTTCGGCCCGGACGCCCTGGCCGCGCACAACGTGGCGCTGCAGGTCATCACGGCCGTGTTCATGGTGCCGCTGGGACTGGCGACCGCCACCGGCATCCGCGTCGCCCACCACCACGGCGCCGGAAACCCACTCGCGGCCCGCCGGGTGGGCCTGCTGGGCGGCGGGATCGCCGTGCTGATCATGCTGCTGGTCAGCCTCTCGTACGTATTCACGCCCCGCACCGTGATCGGCGTGTTCGTGAACGTGCACGACCCCGCCAACGCCCGCCTGATCGCGCAGGCCGCCACGTTCCTGCTGATCGCCACGCTGTTCCAGGCGTTCGACGGCCTTCAGGTCAGCATGGCCGCCTCACTGCGCGGCCTTCAGGACACCCGCGTGCCCATGCTGATCTCACTGGGCGCGTACTGGGTCGTGGGCCTGGGCAGCGGCGTCCTGCTGGCGTTCGGTCTGGGCGTCGGCCCGCGCGGCCTGTGGTTCGGGCTGTGCGTGGGCCTGATGTGCACCGCCGCGCTGCTCCTGGCGCGCTTCCTGCACCACACCCGCACGCCCGCCCCTGCGGACCCATCAAGCTGA
- a CDS encoding trans-sulfuration enzyme family protein: MTHNPDPARTPGFRTRAVHAGHGLDPATGAHATPIYATSTFGYGSAERGARLFAGEEQGYFYSRLTNPTVRAFEEKVANLEGLPDAVAFASGMGAVSAVCLTLLNPGDEVIFIAPLYGGTTGFLTEVAAKFGVTVHEAADETAAEALCGPRTRLIWVETPTNPALNIVDLARVSRMARACGALSVADNTFSSPYLTRPAEHGVDLVMHSATKYLGGHGDAIGGVLTGPADLLAEVRGVGLRHVGASLGPTEAFLFLRGLKTLPLRMDAHCAGAAELTAALDGHPALHALHYPGLGRHPGHEVARRQMRAFGGLLSLDLGSQAAAFTFLNTLRLFTQAVSLGDVESLSCHPGSTTHHLLGDEALLRQGVTPGLVRLSVGIEDPADLIDDVLSALNHVGTPARTDRDLSRA; this comes from the coding sequence ATGACCCACAACCCAGACCCTGCCCGGACGCCGGGCTTCCGGACCCGTGCCGTTCACGCCGGTCACGGTCTCGACCCGGCCACCGGCGCGCACGCCACGCCCATCTACGCCACCAGCACCTTCGGCTACGGCAGCGCCGAACGCGGCGCGCGCCTGTTCGCGGGCGAGGAACAGGGGTACTTCTACTCGCGCCTGACCAACCCCACCGTCCGCGCCTTCGAGGAGAAGGTCGCCAACCTGGAGGGCCTGCCGGACGCCGTGGCGTTCGCCAGCGGCATGGGGGCCGTGTCCGCCGTGTGCCTGACCCTGCTGAACCCCGGCGACGAGGTCATCTTCATCGCGCCGCTGTACGGCGGCACGACCGGGTTCCTGACCGAGGTCGCCGCGAAATTCGGCGTGACCGTCCACGAGGCCGCCGACGAGACCGCCGCCGAGGCCCTGTGCGGCCCCCGCACCCGCCTGATCTGGGTGGAAACCCCCACCAACCCCGCCCTGAACATCGTGGACCTCGCGCGCGTGTCACGCATGGCCCGCGCGTGCGGCGCCCTGAGCGTCGCGGACAACACCTTCAGCAGCCCCTACCTGACCCGCCCGGCCGAGCACGGCGTGGACCTCGTCATGCACAGCGCCACCAAGTACCTCGGCGGGCACGGCGACGCCATCGGCGGCGTCCTGACTGGCCCGGCGGACCTGCTGGCCGAGGTGCGCGGCGTGGGCCTGCGGCACGTGGGCGCGTCCCTGGGACCCACCGAGGCGTTCCTGTTCCTGCGCGGCCTGAAGACCCTGCCGCTGCGCATGGACGCCCACTGCGCCGGGGCCGCCGAACTGACCGCCGCGCTGGACGGCCACCCGGCCCTGCACGCCCTGCACTACCCCGGCCTGGGCCGCCACCCGGGGCACGAGGTCGCCCGCCGCCAGATGCGCGCCTTCGGGGGCCTGCTGAGCCTGGACCTGGGCAGTCAGGCGGCCGCGTTCACGTTCCTGAACACCCTGCGCCTGTTCACGCAGGCGGTCAGTCTGGGCGACGTGGAGAGCCTGTCGTGCCATCCGGGCAGCACCACGCACCACCTGCTGGGCGACGAGGCGCTGCTGCGCCAGGGCGTGACGCCCGGACTGGTCCGCCTGAGCGTGGGCATCGAGGACCCCGCCGACCTGATCGACGACGTGCTGAGCGCCCTGAACCACGTCGGGACGCCCGCCCGCACGGACCGCGACCTCAGCCGCGCCTGA
- a CDS encoding AMP-binding protein — protein MPLEALRALQLTQLQQMLALQDARVPAYRERFARAGLAPGDLRSLDDLRAFPFTRKSDLRDHYPLGLCAAPRADLRRIHASSGTSGKPTVVAYDAHDLNVFAEVVARSLHAAGARPGMTFHNAYGYGLFTGGLGTHAGAERLGLCTVPVSGGGTERQLDLLLDLQPEVIACTPSYALVLAEGLERRGVLPGDLALRYAVLGAEPWAEKTRRAVQERLGVRATNIYGLSEIIGPGVSNEDVREQSGSYVWEDHFYPEIVDPQTGEPLPDGEWGVLILTSMTRTALPLLRYWTGDITRLLPGPNGTGRTLRRMDAVRGRSDDLIILRGVNVYPAQLEDALLRLGQTSPHYHVTLTRSGLMDELTLHLEVAAPAVSAAALAAEVERQVKAQVGVTVRCQPCEPGSLPRSEGGKLRRVTDLRQPR, from the coding sequence ATGCCCCTGGAGGCTCTGCGCGCCCTGCAACTGACGCAGCTTCAGCAGATGCTGGCCCTTCAGGACGCGCGGGTGCCCGCGTACCGGGAGCGGTTCGCGCGGGCGGGCCTGGCGCCCGGCGACCTGCGCAGCCTGGACGACCTGCGGGCCTTCCCGTTCACCCGCAAGAGCGACCTGCGTGACCACTACCCGCTGGGCCTGTGCGCCGCGCCCCGCGCCGACCTGCGCCGCATTCACGCCAGTAGCGGCACCAGCGGTAAACCCACCGTCGTGGCGTACGACGCGCACGACCTGAACGTCTTCGCCGAGGTCGTGGCGCGCAGCCTGCACGCGGCGGGCGCGCGGCCCGGCATGACCTTCCACAATGCCTACGGGTACGGGCTGTTCACGGGCGGCCTGGGCACCCACGCCGGGGCCGAGCGGCTGGGCCTGTGCACCGTCCCGGTCTCGGGCGGCGGCACCGAACGGCAACTGGACCTGCTGCTGGACCTGCAACCCGAGGTGATCGCCTGCACGCCCAGTTACGCGCTCGTGCTGGCCGAGGGACTGGAGCGGCGGGGCGTCCTTCCCGGTGACCTCGCGCTGCGTTACGCGGTGCTGGGCGCGGAACCCTGGGCGGAAAAGACCCGCCGGGCCGTGCAGGAACGCCTGGGCGTGCGCGCCACGAACATCTACGGCCTGTCCGAGATCATCGGCCCCGGCGTCAGCAACGAGGACGTGCGCGAACAGAGCGGCAGTTACGTCTGGGAGGATCACTTCTACCCCGAGATCGTGGACCCCCAGACCGGCGAGCCGCTGCCGGACGGCGAGTGGGGCGTGCTGATCCTGACCTCCATGACCCGCACGGCCCTGCCGCTGCTGCGCTACTGGACCGGCGACATCACGCGCCTGCTGCCCGGCCCGAACGGCACGGGACGCACCCTGCGCCGCATGGACGCCGTGCGGGGCCGCAGCGACGACCTGATCATCCTGCGCGGCGTGAACGTGTACCCGGCGCAACTGGAGGACGCGCTGCTGCGCCTGGGGCAGACCAGCCCGCACTACCACGTCACCCTGACCCGCAGCGGCCTGATGGACGAACTGACCCTGCACCTCGAGGTGGCGGCCCCCGCCGTGTCGGCCGCCGCGCTGGCCGCCGAGGTCGAGCGGCAGGTCAAGGCGCAGGTGGGCGTGACCGTCCGCTGCCAGCCCTGCGAGCCCGGCAGCCTGCCGCGCAGCGAGGGCGGCAAGCTGCGCCGCGTGACCGACCTGCGCCAGCCACGCTGA